CGGTCCTGATCTTGACGATAGTCGGACGCAATGAGTTGCGAGCCGCAAACTGGAATTTCAATGGCCTGTGAGGCGATCCGGCCTCAGTTCCGACGTCATCTTCGAAGATGTCGACAAGTTGCTTGCCAATCAAATGACCTTCGATCTCGGCTATTCGGTCCAATGCAGGTTCGGACAGGTAGATGAGCCGCCCTGCCTCGTCGCTCGCCCAGAACCAACCGAGTTCGGACTTCTCAAGACTGTCGAGCAAGCTTGCTCGCCGTCCGGTGTCGGATGATCGGATAGGTGAAAGCGGTGCGGCCATCCCTCCACCCCTGGCCGTCCTCGTCGACAAGCCTGAAATCCGTGACAAAATGCCACCCATGAAGCGCAGTACTCCCCCGGGAATTCTATTTCTGGTGCGGGCGACTAGCAGGTGAATCGTTTAGGAAGGGCTAATATTGGTTAACCCTAGTTCCACGGCCAGATGCTGCTCTATGCCCGCGCGCTTGCAACTTTTCGGGGCACGATGCATGTGGATTGGGTTGAGAGAGTTCGCGCCTCTCGAATGGGCGCTCAAGAAAAGGGGACAACATGTCAGACGGCACCGTTAAGCTTGAAAACGAAGCGGCCCAATCGACCAACGCGCTGGGCCCCCTGATCGGCGTGGCGCGTGAGGATTTCGTCGGCGCAGTCGCTTTGCTGCTACGCGAAACGGCATCGGACCCCAACCGCGCTTTCCGGCACGCGCGTTCGATGGGCGAAGACATGATCAAGATCATGACCGGCAAGAGCGATCTGGCGCCCGACCCCAAGGACAAACGATTTCAGGATCCGGCCTGGCAATATAACCCGTTCTTCCGCGCCGGCGCGCAGTACTATCTCGCGGTGCAAAAGGGTATGCGCAACTGGCTGGAAGAGCTCGAGCTCGACGAGCTCGAGCGCAACCGCGCGAACTTTATCGCGAACATCATCCTTGATGGCCTCGCGCCGACCAATACGCTCATTGGCAATCCGATTGCCCAAAAACAGGTAATCAATTCAGGCGGCCTGTCGCTCATCAAAGGCCTTCAGAACGCCTACAATGATCTGGTGCACAACAAGGGGATGGTCAGCCAGGTCGACAAGCGCCCGTTCAAGCTGGGTGAGAACATCGCGACCTCGAAAGGCTCGGTAGTCTACCGCACTGAAATGTTCGAACTGGTCCAGTATGCTCCGACAACGGACGAAGTATATGAGATCCCGCAGCTTACGATCCCGCCGCAGATCAACAAGATGTACATCAATGACCTCTCGCCGGAGAAGTCGATCATCAAGTGGCAGGTCGATAACGGGCTGCAGACCTTCGTTATCTCGTGGCGCAACCCGTCAAAGGAGCAGGGCCACTGGGACATGGCCGATTACATCGCATCATGCGAGGAAGCGCTCGAGGTTGTCTCCGAGATCACCGGCTCGAAGAAGGTCAACGTGTCCGCCGGCTGCTCGGGCGGGCAGACTGCCTCGGTCCTTGCATCGAAGCTTGCCGCAACCGGCAACGATATCCTCGGTACGCTCACGTTGATGGTTTGCGTCCTCCACCCGAAGCAGACCGATATCGAGGCAGGCTCCCTTGTCAGCGAAAACGGCATGGCACTCGCCCGGCAGCGCGCCGAGAAGGCAGGGATCATCAAGGCGGACGATCTTGCGCGTGGCTTTGCATGGCTGCGCCCGAACGATCTCATCTGGAATTATGTGATCAACAACTATCTGCTCGGGATGGACCCGCCGGCTTTCGACGTCCTCTACTGGAACGCCGATGCGACCAATCTATCGGCAAGCTTGATGGGCGACTTCCTGACGCTTTATGAAACGCTAGCCTTCACCAAGAAAGGCGAAGTCGAGATGGCCGATCACAAGGTCGACTTGTCGAAAGTCACGGCTGACCTGTTCATCCTGGGCGGCGTGACCGACCACATCACCCCGTGGAAAGCGACCTATCGTTCGACTCAGCTGTTCGGTTCCAAGGACGTAACCTATGTCCTCAGCCAATCGGGTCACATGCAAGCGATCCTCAACCCGCCGGGCAATCCCAAGGCAAAATATTACGTGCAGAAGAAGAAGGGCAAACTCCCGGCGACCGCCGATGAGTGGCTGCAAGGAACCGAAGAAGTGAAAGGCAGCTGGTGGCCTTACTGGATGGAGTGGATCCAAAAACGCTCAGGCAACAAGAAGGCCGCGCCCAAAAAGCTGGGGAGCACCAAGCATAAGCCCATGGACCCGGCTCCTGGACTCTACGTACTCGAGGAAGTCTGATAAACGGCACCCGCCCTCAAGCGGGGGGCAAGCTTATGGGAAGCACCCTCGTAAGGGATCTACGAGGGTGCTTCCCACCCGCGTTTCCTTAGTCTGGGAAGCGTGCAGAAAGGACTGAAAGTACGTGGCAGATGTGATGGACCAGGCGGTCGTCTCTATGGAACAGGTGGGCGGCCGGACGCTACGGGTTGCTAGCTGGAGGCTCAATGAGCCGTCCGAACACTTGCCGATCCTGTTCTTCAACGGCATCGGGGCGAATATCGAAGCAGTGGCTCCTCTGACCGAGGCCCTTCCCGAGCGTGGTTTCATCATGTTCGACATGCCGGGAACTGGCGAATCGCCCGATCCCGTAGTGCCTTACAATCCCTTCACCATGAGCTGGACCGCAGCGGAGCTGCTTGGCCGGCACGGCATCGACGAGGTTGACGTCATGGGTGTGAGTTGGGGCGGCGCGATGGCACAGCACTTTGCGCTCCAGCACGCCAATCGCACCCGGCGGCTTACCCTGATCGCGACCACGCCGGGCATGGCCATGGTTCCGGGCAAGCCGGCGGCCTTCACCAAGATGGCCGATCCGCGCCGGTACATCGATCCAGATTTCATGAACGAACACTTCGCAACGCTGTATGGCGGAGTGGACAAGGATGGAGCCGAGCACCAGAGGGACAGCCATATTGGGCGGCTGAAACCCCCTTCCCCTCGCGGCTATATGTACCAGTTGCTGTGCATGCTCGGCTGGACCAGCCTTCCCGCATTGCCATTCCTCAAGAGCGAAACGCTGATCATGATGGGTGACGACGACCAGATCGTGCGCCCGATC
The Erythrobacter sp. THAF29 DNA segment above includes these coding regions:
- a CDS encoding alpha/beta fold hydrolase; protein product: MSDGTVKLENEAAQSTNALGPLIGVAREDFVGAVALLLRETASDPNRAFRHARSMGEDMIKIMTGKSDLAPDPKDKRFQDPAWQYNPFFRAGAQYYLAVQKGMRNWLEELELDELERNRANFIANIILDGLAPTNTLIGNPIAQKQVINSGGLSLIKGLQNAYNDLVHNKGMVSQVDKRPFKLGENIATSKGSVVYRTEMFELVQYAPTTDEVYEIPQLTIPPQINKMYINDLSPEKSIIKWQVDNGLQTFVISWRNPSKEQGHWDMADYIASCEEALEVVSEITGSKKVNVSAGCSGGQTASVLASKLAATGNDILGTLTLMVCVLHPKQTDIEAGSLVSENGMALARQRAEKAGIIKADDLARGFAWLRPNDLIWNYVINNYLLGMDPPAFDVLYWNADATNLSASLMGDFLTLYETLAFTKKGEVEMADHKVDLSKVTADLFILGGVTDHITPWKATYRSTQLFGSKDVTYVLSQSGHMQAILNPPGNPKAKYYVQKKKGKLPATADEWLQGTEEVKGSWWPYWMEWIQKRSGNKKAAPKKLGSTKHKPMDPAPGLYVLEEV
- a CDS encoding alpha/beta fold hydrolase; translated protein: MADVMDQAVVSMEQVGGRTLRVASWRLNEPSEHLPILFFNGIGANIEAVAPLTEALPERGFIMFDMPGTGESPDPVVPYNPFTMSWTAAELLGRHGIDEVDVMGVSWGGAMAQHFALQHANRTRRLTLIATTPGMAMVPGKPAAFTKMADPRRYIDPDFMNEHFATLYGGVDKDGAEHQRDSHIGRLKPPSPRGYMYQLLCMLGWTSLPALPFLKSETLIMMGDDDQIVRPINGQILKAMIPNSRLEMIEGGGHLFLLTHSDESVALIREFLDAPETAEEAQRFKSAAA